From the genome of Bacteroides sp. MSB163, one region includes:
- a CDS encoding glycoside hydrolase family 2 TIM barrel-domain containing protein: MRIYIFLLTVCFTFQMRAQQVPDWENPRVVGINKEEYHSTLTLPSGKSSCEEVVPLNGRWKFYWSPDPQSRPSDFYKNSFDVSGWDNISVPGTWQLQGYGKPIYTNWTYPFKKDQPKVTGEPPKHFFSYENRNPVGSYVTTFDVSEDMKDKQLYLHFEGVKSAMYVWINGKKVGYSQNSMAPAEFDITGYVNEGQNRLAVEVYRWSDGSYLEDQDMWRFSGIYRPVELWVRPKIHIKDYSLTTDLADDFSSAGFKAKVWLRNLSDSKSGKLSLEVLLKGKNWSEERFVKRLITPVKNLPAASAGCYTLSSIVENPKLWSAEKPDLYDVEIRLYDGKKVIEEFQSHIGIWKCKIDGNVFKFNGQPVKLKGVNRHEHHPRTGRLVDRETMEKDLKLMKQANINMIRTSHYPNSPLFYELCDRYGFYVMDEANQESHDYGLGNKILGDNPEWTLAHVDRALALVQRDKNHPCVVFWSLGNEGGAGRNMQAMADTIRAIDASRIIFSDTDLSVSAFNDPSYYTPGKFKEYVREKRDKPIFMREYAHAMGNSVGNLQEYWDVIESNEHVSGAAIWDWVDQGIAKKINPGYKKGVENSDALLLKEGEFWAYGGDFGDFPNNGDFCFNGLIGADRVPHPHYYQVQKVYQNIGFSLEGPNKVRLTNKYEFTALDEFDYEYEWLQNGELVKSGEVPLVAGNRLDIPSFTGSGELFLNVFAKLKQSTCWAEKGFIVSKEQFLVNMSKPESIVSEGGSVEVNASPATIEIITGLNCFIVDVKSGALTSWKNDGTEILYAPLEPYFWKPANSNQMNNGYNDRLGIWRNAADERVVEGVDYSVKNGLAVVEVSMSLPVVGAAYQLRYTVNGSGKIQVEAFYKPEKEKIPLMPKFGMRMRLPSSMDYVKWYGRGEFENYPDRKTAALVGCYATDLNSFVTDYAFPQDNANRCDVRWFSLNDKEGRMIKVTGLQPLCFRVWPYGEEDLEKNRHAYELPGRDYVNVNIDLNIHGVGGIDSWGARTLDEYTIDGDQAYYYGYLMEYSD, translated from the coding sequence ATGAGAATTTATATATTTCTGTTAACTGTTTGCTTTACCTTTCAGATGCGTGCACAGCAAGTGCCTGACTGGGAAAATCCTCGCGTAGTAGGTATCAATAAAGAAGAGTATCACAGTACATTGACGTTGCCGTCCGGGAAATCCTCGTGTGAAGAGGTTGTGCCTTTGAACGGGAGGTGGAAGTTTTATTGGTCCCCCGATCCGCAAAGTCGACCGTCGGACTTTTATAAAAATAGTTTTGATGTGAGTGGATGGGATAATATTTCTGTACCGGGGACATGGCAGTTACAAGGCTATGGAAAACCTATTTATACTAATTGGACATATCCTTTTAAGAAAGACCAGCCGAAAGTGACGGGAGAGCCTCCCAAGCATTTTTTTAGTTATGAGAATCGCAATCCGGTGGGGTCTTATGTGACAACTTTCGATGTTTCGGAGGATATGAAAGATAAGCAATTGTATTTGCACTTTGAAGGAGTTAAGTCGGCTATGTATGTATGGATTAACGGGAAAAAAGTAGGATATAGCCAGAATTCCATGGCTCCGGCGGAGTTTGATATTACCGGATATGTAAATGAGGGGCAAAACCGTCTGGCGGTAGAGGTATACCGTTGGTCGGATGGCAGCTATCTGGAAGATCAGGATATGTGGCGTTTTAGTGGAATTTATCGCCCGGTAGAGTTGTGGGTACGCCCTAAAATCCATATAAAAGACTATTCGCTGACTACCGATCTGGCAGATGATTTTTCGTCTGCCGGTTTTAAGGCAAAAGTCTGGCTGAGAAACTTGTCGGACAGTAAATCGGGCAAACTGAGTCTTGAGGTTCTATTGAAAGGGAAGAATTGGAGTGAGGAGAGATTTGTGAAACGGTTAATTACTCCTGTAAAGAATTTGCCGGCAGCATCTGCAGGTTGCTATACTTTGTCATCTATTGTAGAAAATCCGAAGCTATGGTCGGCGGAAAAGCCAGACTTGTATGATGTTGAAATAAGGCTTTACGATGGTAAGAAGGTAATTGAAGAGTTTCAATCACATATAGGAATATGGAAATGCAAGATAGATGGGAATGTATTTAAGTTTAATGGGCAGCCTGTTAAATTGAAGGGAGTGAACCGTCATGAGCATCATCCCCGTACCGGCAGGTTGGTGGATAGGGAAACCATGGAAAAGGATTTGAAGCTGATGAAACAAGCCAACATCAATATGATCCGTACTTCACACTATCCTAATTCCCCGTTGTTTTATGAATTGTGTGACAGATATGGTTTCTATGTGATGGATGAGGCTAATCAGGAAAGTCATGATTATGGTTTAGGTAATAAAATACTTGGTGACAACCCGGAATGGACGTTAGCGCATGTAGACAGGGCACTTGCATTAGTACAACGCGATAAGAATCACCCTTGTGTGGTCTTTTGGTCTCTGGGTAATGAAGGAGGTGCCGGACGCAATATGCAGGCCATGGCAGATACAATACGGGCCATAGATGCTTCACGTATTATTTTTAGCGATACCGATCTTTCTGTATCGGCTTTTAATGATCCTTCTTATTATACTCCCGGAAAGTTTAAGGAATATGTCCGGGAAAAACGTGATAAGCCTATCTTTATGCGTGAGTATGCTCATGCCATGGGAAATTCTGTAGGTAATTTGCAGGAGTATTGGGATGTCATTGAGTCTAATGAGCATGTTTCAGGTGCGGCTATTTGGGATTGGGTCGATCAGGGAATTGCAAAAAAGATAAATCCGGGATATAAGAAGGGAGTGGAGAACTCAGATGCTTTGCTATTGAAGGAAGGTGAATTCTGGGCTTATGGAGGAGATTTCGGGGATTTTCCTAATAATGGGGATTTCTGTTTTAATGGTTTAATTGGGGCTGACCGTGTTCCCCACCCACACTACTATCAGGTTCAGAAAGTGTATCAGAATATTGGTTTTTCACTTGAAGGTCCGAATAAGGTACGTCTCACCAATAAGTATGAATTTACGGCTTTGGATGAGTTCGATTATGAGTATGAATGGTTGCAGAATGGTGAACTTGTAAAGTCGGGAGAAGTACCGCTTGTGGCTGGAAATCGTTTGGATATTCCCTCTTTCACGGGATCGGGTGAGCTTTTCCTGAATGTATTTGCCAAGTTGAAACAGAGTACATGCTGGGCTGAAAAAGGTTTTATTGTTAGTAAGGAGCAATTTTTGGTGAATATGTCTAAACCGGAGTCTATTGTTTCGGAAGGGGGAAGTGTTGAAGTGAATGCGTCACCGGCTACTATTGAGATAATAACTGGACTGAATTGTTTCATTGTAGATGTGAAATCCGGTGCTTTGACAAGTTGGAAAAATGATGGAACGGAAATTCTATATGCTCCTTTGGAACCTTATTTCTGGAAACCGGCGAATAGTAATCAGATGAATAATGGTTATAATGACCGTTTAGGAATATGGAGAAACGCTGCCGATGAACGTGTAGTCGAAGGTGTGGATTATTCTGTAAAGAATGGGTTGGCTGTAGTGGAGGTTAGTATGTCGTTGCCTGTGGTAGGTGCTGCTTATCAATTGCGCTATACTGTAAATGGGAGCGGAAAGATACAAGTTGAAGCTTTCTATAAACCGGAAAAAGAAAAAATCCCATTAATGCCTAAGTTTGGAATGAGGATGCGTTTACCTTCTTCCATGGATTATGTCAAATGGTATGGTCGTGGTGAGTTTGAGAACTATCCGGATAGGAAAACGGCTGCTTTAGTCGGTTGTTATGCAACGGATCTCAATAGTTTTGTCACGGATTATGCTTTTCCACAGGATAATGCAAACAGATGTGATGTCCGTTGGTTTTCACTGAATGATAAGGAGGGCCGAATGATAAAAGTGACAGGTTTGCAACCGCTCTGCTTTCGTGTGTGGCCGTATGGTGAGGAAGATTTGGAAAAGAACAGGCATGCTTATGAACTACCCGGACGCGATTATGTAAATGTGAATATTGATTTGAATATTCATGGCGTAGGAGGTATTGATTCTTGGGGGGCAAGAACATTGGATGAATATACAATTGATGGCGATCAAGCTTATTATTATGGTTATT